CAACCTCCGTGTAGTAGTCCATTGTTTCTGATGCAACAACAAGACTCATTCCAACACGTAAGTTAGCAGTGCCCTCTTTAATATTTAAAAACATCATGTTGTCACGGAGCTCCTCTACAGAGGCAACGTACTGCTCCGGTTTAGGCATCAGCTTACAAATTACATTTTCACCTTTTGCTATGGACATCTGTTGCGGCTCCATCTACCAAGTAACATTCTATCGTCTAACTTTGTTGGCATCGTCAAAAGCTCCTCAACGTACGAAAAGTACGCCTACGTCGCTTTCTCCTTGCCGCCTCGTTATACTTCTGACTGCTACTTGGTATAATTATCACAGAAAAGCAGATTCCTCCTGTTAGTAATACAAGCTCCTTGGCTAATTTAGCAGAAAACGGCACAGCGTGTCAACCGGCATCATCCGGCTGTTTAAAACACCTGCGGGTAGAGGTGATAACTAAAAAAATTGTCTTAATTCCCCTTGTGCGTTTAGTGGGAACTGTTTATTGATTTAATGGCATACGACTCCGACACGGGAGTGTTTGTAATCTTTATCTCCTGCCAGGCGCTTTTTAATGTCCTCATGAGGTCTTGTACATGATAAACCTTATCAATGGAGTTATTGGCATTAGCACGTGTAAGTTCTACTATCATGTATGTATAAAGGTCTTGCAAATGCAGGGCTACCTCGCCACCTGCCTCTACATTTAAAGAGGAAAGAAGCTCTTCTAAGATCATGCGCGTTTTATTTATATAATTAATTTTCGCAATTTTATCCTTTTTTTCAATGCCGACTGCCGCCTTTGATAAAAAACTTATAGCTCCGTCGTAGAGCTTGATTATGAGGTCAAGGGGAGATAAGCTACCAATGTCTATGCTTCTATAGGCATTGTGAGCATATGAGATGTTTTGCATTTACAATCCTCCTGTGATTTAACAATAATTACGCTGTATTACTTGCCTGTACTCGAACTTGTCCCGGATGTCATGCCGGTTATAGCACTTCCTTGAGATTGCAGTTGACCAATAGTTTGCTCCATGGCCGCAAATTTCTTAACATACGCAGCCCGCTTCTGATCCAAAATTTCCTGCATTGAGCTTTGTTTATTAGTAAATTGGCTTACCTCTGTATTAAGATTACTATCCACGGATGTAATAGTGTTAGTGAGAAAGTTCGTTATCGTGGTTGAAAAAGAGCTGGAAAAAGAATTTACAGCATTATAAAAAGCACGCATGTTCTTTTGGGTTGCTGTATCCATCTTTGAGGTGTCAATGGTTAACGTGCCGTCCTTATTGTGCATGATGCCATACAAGGCAATTGAATTATTTTGGTCACGTGATGTGGTAAAAGCTGTCCTGACAGAGTTCATTAATGAGGAGAGCGTTCCGTCATACTGAAGCGGTTGTCCGGCTGCTGTAAGTTGCTGTAATGTAGCAAGAGCCGTATTATAGGCATTTACAAAGTTTGTCATATTTGTTGAACTTGATATAGCGTTGGCATCAACAGAAATGGTAACAGCTCTGTTAGATGTGGTGTTAAGCAGATCAAAAGATAGTCCGCTGATAACGTTAGATACTTTGTTTGTGGGACTTGTCAATGTTAAACCGTCCACTGAAAACTTAGCATCCTGGCGGTATTGAAGTAAAGTCATGCCACCTCCGTCA
The genomic region above belongs to Nitrospirota bacterium and contains:
- the fliS gene encoding flagellar export chaperone FliS: MQNISYAHNAYRSIDIGSLSPLDLIIKLYDGAISFLSKAAVGIEKKDKIAKINYINKTRMILEELLSSLNVEAGGEVALHLQDLYTYMIVELTRANANNSIDKVYHVQDLMRTLKSAWQEIKITNTPVSESYAIKSINSSH